The DNA region TGCTTTAATCAGGACGTTTAAAAAGTAACCTAAGCCATTTTCAAACACCTTTACTTAGCGGCTATTGCCGTTTCAGTGAGGTCGAATTATAGAGATCTACCGCTACATGGCAAGCGTTTCTTAATGAAAAATAAAACAGACTTAAAGACTGTACATAGAACAATCAAAAAGATTATATCAACGACCATATTGTTCAATAAATAACATCCAACCTTTGCGTACAATAGCTATCCCCGACTATATCTATTATTTTAATAGTTACATTTATAGCTCATAGTGAAATTATCATGTCTTTACCTATCGAATATACCCGTGTCAGCCTGCAGGCATTAACGAAAACCAAGCGTCAACGACAACACAAAGCACAATTACTGATTATACGTCATGGCGAAATTAATATTCGCCTAGGCAAAGCGCTAATCCCGCTTAATCAATCGCAATCGATATGGCTACCACATGACTGCTTACATTCAATTGAGTCGGTCACAGCAAGTAAAATTGATATCCTTGTATTTTCAGCTCGCGTTACAACATCATTACCCAGCACATTATGCCTATATACGACGCCGCCACTATTACCTGTATTAATTGATGAACTAACGATAATGGATAAAACCACAATCCACGCTCAGCATTTATTTCAAGTATGCCTAGATCAAGTGCATAAATTAACAGAACATCATTAAGCTATTATTCTTTTATGGGTAAAATTGCGTATAATTAATTTTTCCTTTATTTAAATTAATTATGTTTATTTTCAAATGCGAAGGTTTTAATCAAGAACAAGCAACCATCCAAGTAGCCTCGTTATTGTGGACAGAATCAGGCGAAGTTACCTTTAACGCAAATGATGATAGCTTTGCTTGCCTGTTGCTCACCCAGTGTAAAAGTGACAGCGGTGGTTTTTTCAACCTACTTGCAGGTTGTAAACCGCAATTTATCGAACAATGGTTGGAATATTTAGAAGAAAAACAGTTAATAAAAAAAGTGTCGTTACAGCAAACTGACTATAAAGAAGTGGACTATCCAATTAAATTAAGCCTTGATGATGAGAGTGCTAGTACCTTACTCGATATGTTATACAAGGTTGGTAACTTCAATCGCTTACAGATTTCTCGCTATTTAAAAAACAGAAACAACATTACTTACTTATCGACGAAATATGACAAGGCCGATTTGCAACGCTACCAACAACTCGGTAAGGCGATTAACTTTATTCTCAAACTAAAAAAATGATAGCGTTTACCAGCAGAACCCCTTTACGACGTTAAAATTAGGAACTATTTTTCATGCGGAAAGTAATCTACTTCATTTTGGCCGTTAACTTATCAGGGTGTAGTATTTTTACCCCGCCAGCAGAGATCGTAGCAAATAAGATAATGACACCAGCCGAATGGAGTACGGTGCACCTTAGCTCTGGTCTCAAAACAACCTGGCAAGGTATCACAGCCTATCCACAGTTGACTGGGTATATACAAGAAGCGCTAGCTTACAACCCCCAACTCATTTCCGAACGCTATAATATAGATACAGCAGTCGCCTTAGTGAAACAAACTGATGCCGGACAGTTACCTAAAATTGATTCCTACCTTGCCAGCGGACGTCAGGCTAATAGTCAAGATACCAGTAGTAGCAATTCAATTAATATTGATGTCGGATGGGAACTTGATTACCTTGGAAAATTAAATGATCTCGCTAAGGCTGTAACATTGGATGCAAAACAAGCCGTCCTCAATTATAAGCAGCAGCAATCGAATACCATTGCCCTCATCAGTCAGCAATGGTTTGATCTTATTTTCTATCAACAGCAATTTGCATTAATAAATAAACGCCAACAAAATTTACAGAATAATTTAGATATTATTGAAAATGGCTACGATCAAGGCGTAAAACAATCTCTCGACGTTTATCTAGCCCGTGCCGATTTAGCCAGAGCGCAAGCATCCAAACAAGAAAATTTACAAACATTAAAAAATACCCAACGGCAATTAGAATTATCATTAGGCCGCTATCCTGCAGCAAGTATTCACGCAGATGGTGATTTAACATTTGCAGCCATGCCCGTACCGTCAGGTTTACCCTCCGAATTAATTCAGCGGCGCTTCGATATTCAACAAGCAATGTTGGCACTTACCGCAGAGAATTACCGTGTTGCCCATGCTTATAAAAATAGATTTCCAAGTTTATCATTGTCGTTATCAGGCGGTACTAGTAGCCCTGAATTAAGTAACCTACTGCAACCAGACAGTTTGATATGGTCATTCTTTGCTAATGCATCAACCTCCATCTTTGATGCTGGCACATTAACAGCAAAACAAGCACAGCAAATAGCGAAGACACAGCAAGCCGCAATATCTGTTACTAAAGTTACCTTACAAGCGTTTAGTGAAGTTGAAACGACGCTTGCAGCAGAAGTGACTCTCGCCAATAGAGAGTTACTACAACAAAACGCGGAATACTATTTTAGTGTCGCTGAACAACTTGCATTTGAACAATATATTGCAGGGTTAACGGATTACATAACAGTGCTGGAGTCACAGCGCAGTGCCTTTGATGCACAAACCTCATTACTTACGATAAAAAATACCCGAATTCAAAATCGAATCAAATTATTACTCGCACTGGGCGGAGGTATGCCAACCGAGCTGACGGTTATCACAGAAAAGGACCTATCACGTGTCAACGAATAAGCCATTAAGCAGATTTGAAACAATTTTTCGTTATCTACTACCAATACTAGTTATAGTGATAACCGTGTTAATCGTACGCGTTATCACCTCCACTAGCCCAACATCAGAAAAAAGAAAACAAGCGCAAGGAAACCTATTAACCGTTGAAGTAATGACCATTAAACACAGTGATTTTCCTATAATGGTGAAGACGAACGGCATTATTCAACCGCGTAGCCAAGCGAGTATTGCCAGCCAAGTATCAGGTACTGTCACTCGGGTATCATCGGCATTTATTTCTGGTGGTTTTTTTAATGCTGGTGATGTCTTACTCTCAGTCGATGATCGCGATTATATCATTGCAGTAAAAATAGCCTCCGCAGCGTTAATTAAAGCTAAATTAGACGTCACCGAAGAGCGCGCTAAAAGTAAGCAAGCACAGCGGGACTGGCAACGCCTTGGACGCGAAGGGCAGCCTAACGAGCTAGTATTAAGAAAACCACAACTCGCATCTGCAAATGCAGCACTTGCCTCAGTACAAGCACAGCTAGAACAAGCGCAACTCAATTTGCAACGAACTCAAATTGTAGCGCCTTACGCTGGGCGGGTATTAACTAAAAACGTCGATATTGGTCAATTTGTTACAGTAGGTAGCGCATTAGCGGATATTTATGCCACCGATCAAGTTGAAGTTCGCCTGCCGCTCAATAACCAACAACAAAACTATATCCAACTGCCAGAACAATTTAAACAAGCTAGTCGTTCATACTACCCTCCGGTCAATATTACTGCTCAATTCGGCAGTCAGCGCTATAACTGGTCAGGTAAATTAACCCGAACAGAGGGTGCTTTAGACCCGAAAAGTCGCCAGCTTTATACTGTTGCCACAATAGAAAATCCTTACGGTCGTAATAACAGTAATAAACCCGCATTAAAAATAGGCCAGTTTGTTAGCGCCGAAATTACAGGTAACGTCCTCAGCAATATATTTATTCTACCAACAGCTAATGTGTATGAGGGGGATCAAGTCATTATATTTAAAGATGGTTTACTCCGGCGTAAAGATATAAATGTCATCTGGCGTGATAGCCGCAATACTATCGTCGATGTTGGTATTCATTCGGGAGAACTCCTGGTAACCACGCCGTTAAGCTCTGTGGTATCGGGTAGCAAAGCGCAGTTAACCACATCGCTAAATAATATAGATCAAGGTAACTAATCGATGCATAATTTAATTGCTTGGTTTACCCGTAATCACGTTGCCGCCAATTTACTCATGGTTCTCATCCTTGGCGCCGGTTTTTTCACCCTCAAATATCGGGTTAATTTAGAAGTATTTCCAGATGTCACCATCGATGTCATTAATATAACGATCGCTTTGCCCGGTGCAACCCCTGATGAAGCAGAGGAAAGCTTAGCGATCCCGATTGAAGAAGCTATTCTAGATATTGAGGGTATCGATAAAATAACCTCAAGATCGACTGAAGGCAGTGCAACAGTCAGTGTGGAAGTGGATGCGAAATATGATCAATATCGATTAAAAGATGAAATCAAGAATAGGGTTGATGCGCTTAATACGTTACCTTCAAGCGCCGAAAAGCCGATTATTAGTCAGCCGACATCCAGCAGAGAAGTGATCAGTGTGATGATTTCAGGCGAACTGGCTGAAAAAGAATTACGCCGACTTGGCGAGCAGACCCGAGATCTATTACTGAGTGAGAACAGCATCACCCAAGTCACGCTTGAATCCGTTCGTCCTTATGAAATATCTATCGAAGTATCAGAGCAAACCTTACGTCAATACAATCTAACTATGGATGAAATAGCGACTGCTATTAATGCAAACTCCGTTGACCTCAGCGGGGGGAGTATTAAAACCCCTTCGGGTGAGATCTTATTGCGTAGTAAAGGACAGGCTTATGTCGGTAGTGAATACGCTAACATAATCATCCGTAGTCATGCTGACGGTACGCGTCTGATGTTAAGAGATATCGCCAACATCAAAGATGACTTTGAAGAAACGCCAATCATCACCCGCTTTAATGGTAAACCGGCCGTGATCATTGAGGTTTATCGCGTAGGGTCACAAAGTGCGATCACGATTGCCGATACCGTCAAAGCATTTATTCTAGAGCAACAAGCGTTAATGCCTGACGGAGTAAAACTCGATTATTGGCGTGATGATTCTAAGATCGTAAAATCACGCATTAACACCCTGAGTACCAGTGCGATCCAAGGTGGTATCTTAGTCGCGATAATGCTCACTTTGTTTTTACGCCCTGCTATCGCGTTCTGGGTAACCGTTGGAATCCCAGTCAGCTTCATGGGTGGCGCGATCTTTATGCCAGAAATGGACATTTCCATCAACATTATTTCATTATTCGCTTTTATTATGGTGTTGGGTATTTTAGTGGACGACGCCATTGTCACTGGAGAAAATGTTTATACTCATCTAAAACGTGGAGAGCCGCCAGAAAGAGCAGCTATCATAGGTACACAAGAAGTATCGAAACCCGTTACTTTCGGTATTTTAACAACCATAGCGGCCTTTATCCCACTCACTTTAATTGAAGGTGCTCGGGGCGAAATTTTTGCGCAAATACCCGCCATTGTCATTCCTGTATTATTGTTTTCTTTAATCGAATCAAAACTCATTTTACCTGCGCATTTAAAGCATATCCGAATCCACGGTAGTAACCAAAATCACTTCCTGCGCTGGCAGGAAAGTTTCGCGAATAGTTTTGAAAAAGCGATAATTCGCTATTATAGACCGGCGTTATCGGCCGTATTAGCACGCCGTTATTTATCATTAACCATGGCGTTTTCAGTCATGCTCATCGTCTTAACATTGGTTTCATCGGGTTGGGTGCGCTTTATCTTTTTCCCACGTATTCCCAGCGAAATAGCAAAAGGCGTTATTGCTATGCCGACAGGAACGGATATTGCGATAACAGATAAATACGTAAAAAAAATGTTGGACTCCGCCTTATTACTACAGAAAAAATATACCGACACGGCAACCAATGAAAGTGTTATCAAAGATATCTTTGCCACAGTAGGCTCTAGCGGTGGCAACAGTTCAGGTCAATCACATCGCGGCCGTGTGATTTTCCAAATACAAGCAGAAGAAGAACGGGTTATTGATATTAGTGTGTCAGCCCTCGTTAAAGAATGGCGCGTATTAATTGGCTTAGTACCCGGTGCCCAAAGTTTGACATTTAAAGCAGAAACGGGTCACAGCGGCTCACCTTTAGATATACAATTAACCGCCCACAGCTATGACTCTTTACGCATAGTCGCAGATAAGATAAAACATAAACTCGCTGATTATCCCTCTGTGTTTGATATTGAAGACAGTATTTCTAAAGGTAAAACAGAATTACAGCTAACGATAAAGCCTGAAGCGGAAGCATTAGGACTCAGTTTATCAAATTTAGCCCAGCAGGTAAGGCAAGCTTTTTATGGCGAACAAGTACAGCGGATACAACGGGGTAAAGATGACGTAAAAGTATTTATTCGCTATCCGGAAAATGAGCGTCAGTCTATTTATAATTTAAATAACATGATGATAAGAACCCCAGCAGGTGACGAGATCCCTTTCCTGGAAGTAGCGGAAGTAACCGTCGGCACGAGTCCATCAACAATTATTCGTATCGATAGACAACGTACACTTAATATCACTGCCGATTTGAACAAAGAAACAGGTAACCTCGGCATATTAAAACAAGACCTAACTCACTATCTAGACCAAGTCATGCAGCAATATCCTAGCGTCAGCTATTCGCTTGAGGGAGAAGCTAAAGAACAAGATGAATCTTTCTCTAGCTTAAAACTCGGACTCGTTTTTGTGTTATTTACCATTTACGCCTTACTTGCGATCCCATTTCGCTCGTATACCCAGCCACTCATTGTCATGTCAGTGATCCCCTTCGGGGCAATAGGCGCTATCTTAGGCCATATCATCATGGGTAATCCACTGACATTAATGAGTATTCTCGGCATGCTGGCATTAACGGGAGTGGTCGTGAATGATTCCTTAGTATTAGTCGACCATATTAATAAGCAGCGTGCAGACGGAGTACCGCTTCAAGAAGCAGTAAGAAACTCAGGCGTGGCACGCTTTAGAGCTGTAATGTTAACTTCAATTACGACCTTTGTAGGCTTAATGCCGCTACTATTTGAAACCAGTATTCAGGCACAATTCCTTATCCCAATGGCGATATCATTAGGGTTCGGGATCATCTTTGCCACTGTGATAACTTTATTTATCGTGCCAATTAATTATCTATTATTAGAAGATTTCGGACGCTTAGTTACATGGCTAAAACGTCTGTATCATCGGCCGTCAAATGACACGACCAATAAAGTGTGAATGTCGAAGTCTGGCAACAAGCACATATAGAGAAACAAACTCATCGTAGTTTATGTGAAGAGAAAACCAGTAACATTTATCGTTTGGCGCATGAGGATAACATCGGCGTGAAGTTTATTTATCAAGGTAAAGGCGGTAAAACTTTAGGCTCTAGGGCTGTTGATATTTGTGAAATAAGTTAATAAAACGGGGCACTATGTATGCCCCGTTTTATTAGGCTACAGCAAGATTTTTAATCGACTCTAATTGATTGACTGCATTTAATAACGCCGTCAATGACGCAGTTAAAATATCATTATGGATCGCAACACCGATAACGGATTCCGTTGCCGTCTTAATTTTCAGATAAGCAATGGCATTTGCATCAGTACCTTTACTTAATGCGTGTTCACTAAAATCAACCACTTCAAACTCAAGATTAAAATGCTGCTTTAGTGCTTCGATAAAGGCAGTTAAGGCACCATGTCCTTCACCTATAACGCTAATGCTGCGATCACCATCTGCCAAACGCGCTTGTATGTTATCAATATCACCATGGCTAACAGTGTAATCGGCTAATTGATATGACTGATTAGGGTGAGCATAAGTCGACTTAAATAGCTGCCATATTTGTGGGACCATTAACTCACTCGCAGTCGCTTCAGATTGCTGTTGTACAACAGCAGAAAAATCTATTTGTAACCAACGTGGTAACTGCGCGCCATATTCCTGTTCAAGTAGGTAGGCAATCCCACCTTTACCAGATTGACTATTTACACGAATCACATGTTTTAATGTACGGTTTAAATCGGTTGGGTCAATAGGCAAATAAGCGACATTCCAAGTACTTTCAGGTGATCGTCGATCTAAGCATTTCTTGATGGCATCCTGATGACTACCTGAAAAAGCGGTATAGACTAATTCGCCAACATAGGGATGACGGGGATGAACAGGTAACTGGGTACACTCAGAAATAGTACTAATAATATTATCAATATCACCAAGCTGAAGTTCAGGATCGACACCTTGACTATAAAGGTTCATCGCCATGGTGATAATATCCATATTACCGGTACGCTCACCATTACCAAGTAAAGTGCCTTCGACGCGATCCGCTCCAGCCATCACAGCTAATTCAGCAGCCGCCACAGCACAACCGCGATCGTTATGCGTATGCACACTGACTGTAATAGCCTCTCTATTTTTCACCTGCCCACAAAACCATTCAACTTGATCTGCAAACACATTTGGAGTCGACATCTCGACGGTGGCGGGTAAATTAATGATCACCGGATTTTCTGGCGTTGGTTGCCAAACGGCATTCACCGCATCACAGATATCAACGGCAAAATCCAACTCAGTGCCAGAGAAACTCTCAGGAGAATACTCAAACTGCCATTGCGGACCAGAGTTTGCGTCTGCATGCTGCTTCACCCAAGTTGCCCCTTGTACGGCAATATCAATAATACCTTGACGATCTTTTTGAAAAACCAATTCTCGTTGTACTGTCGATGTTGAATTATAAACATGAATAATGGCTTGTTTAACACCTTTTAACGCCGCGAATGTCTGTTCAATAAGACTCTCACGGGCTTGGGTTAAAACTTGAATAGTGACATCATCAGGGATTTTATTTTCTTCAATTAACCAGCGAACAAAATCAAAATCCATTTTCGATGCTGCAGGAAAGCCAACTTCAATTTGTTTAAAGCCCATCGCTAATAATAATTGGTAATAACGACGTTTTTGGGCAACAGTCATCGGTTCGACAAGGGCTTGGTTACCATCACGTAAATCTACGCTACACCACAGTGGTGCTTGGGTAATACTGTTATTTGGCCATTGTCGATTAGGCATTTTTAGGATAGGAAAAGCTTGGTACTTAGTGTGATTAAATGCTGTCATATTAAGATCCTTTTACGTATTTACAATCACATCATCAATGATGAATTAGCGGTTATCGCGCGTGGTAAAATCAGCAACTAAGCACCACATTCAAGGCTTAATTGCTGTATCCAAGTCGCATACGTAATAAAGATTTAATTTGTTTATAATCCATCATCGACACCAAGTATTTAATTATCTAAAGTTATACTTAGAGTATACGTAAAAAGGTGCAGTCAATGATTGTTTTGTTGCTATAAATACCCTAGTACATAGCAATGTATAGCTAAGATATTCAGTAATTAAGCTATATCTAACCAATCTGGTTTTAAAAATACAATTTAGAATTCATATGCCATGATTTATTTTGGGAGCAGAGAATCACATAATGCCTCTTCTAATTGTTGCCAAGGTAACTCGATCATACTG from Moritella sp. Urea-trap-13 includes:
- a CDS encoding TolC family protein; translation: MRKVIYFILAVNLSGCSIFTPPAEIVANKIMTPAEWSTVHLSSGLKTTWQGITAYPQLTGYIQEALAYNPQLISERYNIDTAVALVKQTDAGQLPKIDSYLASGRQANSQDTSSSNSINIDVGWELDYLGKLNDLAKAVTLDAKQAVLNYKQQQSNTIALISQQWFDLIFYQQQFALINKRQQNLQNNLDIIENGYDQGVKQSLDVYLARADLARAQASKQENLQTLKNTQRQLELSLGRYPAASIHADGDLTFAAMPVPSGLPSELIQRRFDIQQAMLALTAENYRVAHAYKNRFPSLSLSLSGGTSSPELSNLLQPDSLIWSFFANASTSIFDAGTLTAKQAQQIAKTQQAAISVTKVTLQAFSEVETTLAAEVTLANRELLQQNAEYYFSVAEQLAFEQYIAGLTDYITVLESQRSAFDAQTSLLTIKNTRIQNRIKLLLALGGGMPTELTVITEKDLSRVNE
- a CDS encoding efflux RND transporter periplasmic adaptor subunit → MLIVRVITSTSPTSEKRKQAQGNLLTVEVMTIKHSDFPIMVKTNGIIQPRSQASIASQVSGTVTRVSSAFISGGFFNAGDVLLSVDDRDYIIAVKIASAALIKAKLDVTEERAKSKQAQRDWQRLGREGQPNELVLRKPQLASANAALASVQAQLEQAQLNLQRTQIVAPYAGRVLTKNVDIGQFVTVGSALADIYATDQVEVRLPLNNQQQNYIQLPEQFKQASRSYYPPVNITAQFGSQRYNWSGKLTRTEGALDPKSRQLYTVATIENPYGRNNSNKPALKIGQFVSAEITGNVLSNIFILPTANVYEGDQVIIFKDGLLRRKDINVIWRDSRNTIVDVGIHSGELLVTTPLSSVVSGSKAQLTTSLNNIDQGN
- a CDS encoding efflux RND transporter permease subunit, whose amino-acid sequence is MHNLIAWFTRNHVAANLLMVLILGAGFFTLKYRVNLEVFPDVTIDVINITIALPGATPDEAEESLAIPIEEAILDIEGIDKITSRSTEGSATVSVEVDAKYDQYRLKDEIKNRVDALNTLPSSAEKPIISQPTSSREVISVMISGELAEKELRRLGEQTRDLLLSENSITQVTLESVRPYEISIEVSEQTLRQYNLTMDEIATAINANSVDLSGGSIKTPSGEILLRSKGQAYVGSEYANIIIRSHADGTRLMLRDIANIKDDFEETPIITRFNGKPAVIIEVYRVGSQSAITIADTVKAFILEQQALMPDGVKLDYWRDDSKIVKSRINTLSTSAIQGGILVAIMLTLFLRPAIAFWVTVGIPVSFMGGAIFMPEMDISINIISLFAFIMVLGILVDDAIVTGENVYTHLKRGEPPERAAIIGTQEVSKPVTFGILTTIAAFIPLTLIEGARGEIFAQIPAIVIPVLLFSLIESKLILPAHLKHIRIHGSNQNHFLRWQESFANSFEKAIIRYYRPALSAVLARRYLSLTMAFSVMLIVLTLVSSGWVRFIFFPRIPSEIAKGVIAMPTGTDIAITDKYVKKMLDSALLLQKKYTDTATNESVIKDIFATVGSSGGNSSGQSHRGRVIFQIQAEEERVIDISVSALVKEWRVLIGLVPGAQSLTFKAETGHSGSPLDIQLTAHSYDSLRIVADKIKHKLADYPSVFDIEDSISKGKTELQLTIKPEAEALGLSLSNLAQQVRQAFYGEQVQRIQRGKDDVKVFIRYPENERQSIYNLNNMMIRTPAGDEIPFLEVAEVTVGTSPSTIIRIDRQRTLNITADLNKETGNLGILKQDLTHYLDQVMQQYPSVSYSLEGEAKEQDESFSSLKLGLVFVLFTIYALLAIPFRSYTQPLIVMSVIPFGAIGAILGHIIMGNPLTLMSILGMLALTGVVVNDSLVLVDHINKQRADGVPLQEAVRNSGVARFRAVMLTSITTFVGLMPLLFETSIQAQFLIPMAISLGFGIIFATVITLFIVPINYLLLEDFGRLVTWLKRLYHRPSNDTTNKV
- the leuA gene encoding 2-isopropylmalate synthase, whose amino-acid sequence is MTAFNHTKYQAFPILKMPNRQWPNNSITQAPLWCSVDLRDGNQALVEPMTVAQKRRYYQLLLAMGFKQIEVGFPAASKMDFDFVRWLIEENKIPDDVTIQVLTQARESLIEQTFAALKGVKQAIIHVYNSTSTVQRELVFQKDRQGIIDIAVQGATWVKQHADANSGPQWQFEYSPESFSGTELDFAVDICDAVNAVWQPTPENPVIINLPATVEMSTPNVFADQVEWFCGQVKNREAITVSVHTHNDRGCAVAAAELAVMAGADRVEGTLLGNGERTGNMDIITMAMNLYSQGVDPELQLGDIDNIISTISECTQLPVHPRHPYVGELVYTAFSGSHQDAIKKCLDRRSPESTWNVAYLPIDPTDLNRTLKHVIRVNSQSGKGGIAYLLEQEYGAQLPRWLQIDFSAVVQQQSEATASELMVPQIWQLFKSTYAHPNQSYQLADYTVSHGDIDNIQARLADGDRSISVIGEGHGALTAFIEALKQHFNLEFEVVDFSEHALSKGTDANAIAYLKIKTATESVIGVAIHNDILTASLTALLNAVNQLESIKNLAVA